The genomic interval CTTGGCCCTAATTGATGACATTTTTAGCCACCTGTCATCTTTTCCCTGTCTTTCCCATATGTAGCCCTGGCCCCAATTCGAGGACATCTGAAACCCTCTCCAGTCCTTTAGACCTTACCACCCTGAGGATACTTTTCCTCCAGCCCCCTTGCCCACCCCATGCCAGTTTCCTCAGTTGACTTGTCATCCTGAATTTCCCATGCAGATATGTGCACCCAGAGGGTCTGGGGTTCGATCTCCCCCCGATCCCCCCACGGTAACGGCCTCTGGCCTGGGCCTTCCCAGCTTTGTCCTCTGAGCCGCATACACTCGCTTCTGCaccttcccccctgccccccacctcatGGGGAGCAGGACATGATGGGAGACGGGGAGGCAGGGCtcgggaatgggatcagagaggaTAGTGCAGGGACTGGTTCCCAAGACTCCGGGGTGACTGCTCCCAACCAAGAttaagaagaaatggagaaaagaagctGGGGATGGGAGGAACCCCCAAAAGTacctcctctctccaccccctgTACCGCGCTGCCCTTCCTCCCGTCGCCGACCGAGTGTATCCGCCTCGCACGTTTCTCCCTTTGGTGTAGGCTCTGTTTCTTTTGGTGTGGGTTTGTACCTTGGTTGGGGCTCTGTCCTACTGGGTGCTCAAGGCAGGGGTTTGGGGTAGGTTCTAGCTGCTTCTGCATACACTGTCCTGTGATTGGAGTCATTGGGAATAATGAACCAGCTTACGCCTCTCAGAAGGGTCCAGGGATCCCAAGCCCGATCTCAGGCCATGCTAACTGCTCCCTTCTCACAGGAGGTGCTAATGCAGCTAGCCAAGGCcgtggcaagtgctgcagctgcCCTGGTCCTCAAGGCCAAGAGCGTGGCCCAGCGGACAGAAGACTCGGGGCTTCAGACCCAGGTTATTGCTGCGGCCACACAGTGTGCCCTGTCCACTTCCCAGCTGGTGGCCTGTACCAAGGTGAGTCCCAAAGGTTGCTAGTCTGTGCCAAGGGGTAGTGCTGTCATCCACGCAAGAGCCTCTCATTTTATCTCTTCGGCTCCCTCAGTCTTATTACCCAACTGAATGACTATTGTGAACACCACAAACACCCCACCTCATGACTCCTTTTCCCAGCCTGTGTTTCTGACGTTCTGTTTACCCACAGGTGGTGGCACCTACAATCAGCTCACCTGTCTGCCAAGAGCAGCTGGTGGAGGCCGGACGCCTAGTAGCCAAAGCTGTGGAGGGCTGTGTGTCCGCCTCCCAGGCAGCGACAGAGGACGGGCAGCTGTTGCGGGGGGTCGGAGCAGCGGCCACAGCTGTCACGCAGGCCCTGAATGAGCTGCTGCAGCACGTGAGATCCCACGCCAGCGGGGCCGGGCCTGCTGGCCGTTACGACCAGGCCACTGACACCATTCTTACTGTCACCGAGAACATTTTCAGCTCCATGGGTGATGCTGGTAAGGGACCCCACCCCTGAGAAGACAGAGACCCCTAGTGAGGTTCGCCGAGCCCATTGGCTATTCCCTTGCAGACCTGCCACCACCCCTGCGGACTCGGCACAGTAGACTGGATTCCCATCTGTAGCGCAGGAGTATAACCCTTGCTCTGCCTTCCATAACACATTTAAAGAATATATCCCTCCAAAACAGAGTGTGTCAAAGTGTATACAAAAACAGATGGAAAATGGCACTATTAAAAGATAGCCTTTCCCACTGTTCTACCTCATCGCCCCTAAGAGCCTTTACTAAAAGTATCTTATCTTCGCAAGACTATTTGCTGGAAATACCCGTTGAtaactgtttttctctcccaTCAAAGCCGACCAGGAAATATTTCTCCCCCAAATCCGAAACCCAGAAAATTATAACTCCAAGGAAATCACTGGAGAATTTTGCCTCAGTCTCTTGACTGTTAGGAAAAGCCTCATCTCTACCTTGTCTGCGCCATTTTCCTGCACCCCTGGGACCCCCTCAGTGTCCCTGGCTTCCTCACCTGATTGTGCCCTGTCCCCTCAGGTGAGATGGTACGACAGGCCCGCATCCTAGCCCAAGCCACCTCTGACCTGGTCAATGCCATCAAGGCGGATGCCGAAGGGGAGAGTGATCTGGAGAACTCCCGCAAGCTGTTAAGTGCTGCCAAGATCCTAGCTGATGccacagccaagatggtggaggcTGCCAAGGTACAGAGACTTCTGTGCAGACTCCCAGACTGGGCCCTGAAGGGAAGTAGACCAGTCCAGGTGGTCACCCTCATCTGATGGGGGAGACCCAGGTGAAGCAGAAAATACAAGAGAACAAATACAGGAGCACTTAGGAAGTAAATGTGTCCCTAAGTTTCCAGTGGCCCAGGCTTCCAGCTGGTAGGGTTCCCAGAGACCTTGCTGAGTGGCAGCcgtactctttttctttctctgagtcCAAGATCTGCTGTTCCTCCTTTTCCCTACTTTGCTGCCACCACCTGCCTGGGATCCTTCTGCTTCCTGGTCTCCTGCAAGTGCACATAGGCCTTCAGTCCCAGGGCCTGCTAGCTAGCACTGCAGAGACCAGGCAGTGGGACATTGGGACACAGGTTGCAGAGGACTGACGGGAAGAAGCCAGAAGACTCCCAGGTCTCCTGGGTTCAAGGGCGTTTCAGTTGGCAGGAGTAATCAGGTCCCCCTGCGTTGGTACTCCAGAAGTCTGCTCTAAACTGCAGCCTCCTAGTCTCAGAGAGTCCTGCTCACCCCCATTTACTAGTGGTATTTTGGGGGGTTTGGGGGAAGAAACATGGCCCCTTCCCCAAGAGAAAAAGTAACAGTTTCACCTAAAGGGATTTCAGTATCCCAAAGGGAATCCAGGCTCTGCCCAAGGTTTCCCATTTGCCTTCGCAAGGCGGCTTGTCTCAGTAGGGATTACCTTTCAGTGGGGATATTAGAAATGACCTCAGGAGAGAAAGGCTGAGTCTGGAGGGGTCAGAGCAGAGCTTAGTGAAGGTCCACAGGGGTGCTGGGCGGTGACTGTCTCTCCACCCCTCAGGGAGCAGCCGCCCACCCTGACAGTgaggagcagcagcagcggctACGGGAGGCAGCAGAGGGGCTACGCATGGCGACTAATGCAGCTGCAcaaaatgccatcaagaaaaagCTGGTGCAGCGCCTGGAGGTGAGGCTGGGAAATGAACCAGGAGCAAGAAAGTGTGGATGCTGTGGGAGGATGAAACTGGGAGTGATGTGCGGAGAGTCACTTAGTACCTCcctggaggagggcaggggcaggcTAGGCCAGGGCTGGGCATGGGAACGCCTGGCGCTGTTCtgaggagggcaggggcaggcTAGGCCAGGGCTGGGCATGGGAACGCCTGGCGCTGTTCTGACCACTCTGTCCTCACAGCACGCGGCCAAACAGGCTGCAGCCTCAGCTACGCAGACCATCGCTGCGGCCCAGCATGCAGCCTCCACCCCCAAGGCCTCCGCTGGCCCCCAGCCCCTGCTGGTGCAGAGCTGCAAGGTGAGGCCCCAGGAAGTGTGTGGGGTGAGAAGAGGTGTGGGAGCAGGGGGACTTCCCCCAGCCTGTTAGGGGCTGACTCTCGTGATATCTTCACCTACAGGCTGTGGCAGAGCAGATTCCACTGCTGGTGCAGGGCGTCCGAGGGAGCCAAGCTCAGCCTGACAGTCCCAGTGCCCAGCTGGCCCTCATTGCTGCCAGCCAGAGCTTCCTTCAGGCAAGACaccctctccccacttccctgACCAGGCCCTTTCCACCCTCCTAAGTCTCCTAGAGCTCCCAGAATTTAAATCTTGGCCAGTAGTCTCTGTCCCAGTACTGACCCCCCGTGCTCACCATGTCCTGACTGTCATTAGTTGTTGTACTAAGCCCAGAGGAAAGATAGCACCCTCATCTGCCCACCTACTCCCCAACAGCCAGGAGGGAAGATGGTGGCAGCTGCGAAGGCCTCAGTGCCCACAATTCAGGACCAGGCTTCAGCCATGCAGCTGAGTCAGTGTGCTAAAAACCTCGGCACCGCCTTGGCTGAGCTCCGCACTGCTGCCCAAAAGGTACGGGAGCTGGCGGTCTTTGTGGAAGAGGAGGGTGGAGTGCTGGGACACAGCAGTACCTCTACACCCCAAACCACCATATCCTTGTAGGCGCAGGAAGCGTGTGGGCCTTTGGAGATGGATTCTGCACTGAGTGTAGTACAGAATCTAGAGAGAGACCTGCAGGAGGTGAAGGCAGCAGCTCGAGACGGCAAGCTCAAACCCTTACCTGGGGAGACAGTAAGTATTCTTAAGACCTCATTTTTATTCACACCCTGAAGTCTTTCTTCCCACCTATGTCCCAGAGCTGCCGAAAACCTCATTTAAACTGCCAGCTGTCCCCAAGTAGTTTAGGTTCCCTCTTCCCAGTTCCTCCTGTACCTGAGTCCCCTGAGACTCCCCCTTTATCCCTAGATGGAGAAATGTGCCCAGGACCTGGGTAACAGCACCAAAGCAGTGAGCTCTGCCATCGCCCAGCTGCTGGGGGAGGTTGCCCAGGGCAATGAGAACTATGCAGGTATGTGGGCCGGGCCAGGAACGGGCCATATGGGGTGAGGTGGATGGGGGACTAGGAGCTGGGTGATGGACAGGGTCTGACAGGGGAAACCACTGGGATCAGGGCCTAGCGATGAAGGTGCCTTTTCCCGCTTCCTTCCTCTCCCGTCTCCCCAGGTATTGCAGCACGGGATGTGGCAGGTGGGCTGCGGTCACTGGCCCAGGCCGCTAGGGGCATAGCTGCCTTGACATCAGATCCTGCAGTGCAGGCCATTGTGCTTGACACGGCCAGTGATGTACTGGACAAGGCCAGCAGCCTCATCGAGGAGGCTAAAAAGGCAACTGGCCATCCAGGGGACCCTGAGAACCAGCAGCGGCTTGCCCAGGTCAGGTATTGGGAAGGGACCacttcctccctgtcccccaggtcCCATCAGAAGGCCCACTCCAACTGGGGAAAAGCCTCAGCCACACTAACGGAGGGACAGCTTCTTAGATCTGCTCCTGAGATCTCTCTGGATCACACCCGTTCTCTTCATCCTAGTACAGGTGTCTCAGACGAGGCAGGGGCCCAGCTACACATCAAGTTGGGGGAAGCTTGATTGCTGTCACTTGGTACTCTAACTTCAGCCTGCTCAGCTACAGCACTCCTTTCCCCTTTCACTTTCAGAGGGAACAGAGCAGTTCTCTTCCGTGTCcttgagggggagagggggaacctcccaaattgttttcattttggcAACACTCCCTCTCCTTCCTACCTCAGGTGGCTAAAGCAGTGACCCAGGCACTGAACCGCTGTGTCAGCTGCCTGCCTGGCCAGCGAGATGTGGATAACGCCCTGAGAGCAGTGGGAGATGCCAGCAAGCGACTCCTCAGTGACTCGGTAGGAGGACTGGGGCGGGGGACATAGGAGCCGAGGAGCGGAGGAACTCCAAGCCTCTCCTTTCATCGCTAGACCTCTCCTTAAGCCTGACTTCCCAGATTTATTCCCCTTCATTGCTCCCCGGCGCTGGGCCCGGCTCCCAGCACTCCTTGACCAAGTTCTCCCTCACATCCCTAACTTTCTCTGACCCTGCAGGTTCCCCCCAGCACTGGGACCTTTCAAGAAGCTCAGAGCCGGTTGAATGAAGCCGCTGCTGGGCTGAATCAGGCAGCCACGGAACTGGTGCAGGCCTCTCGGGGAACCCCTCAGGACCTGGCTCGAGCCTCAGGCCGATTTGGACAGGACTTTAGCACCTTCCTGGAAGCTGGCGTGGAGATGGCAGGACAGGCTCCGGTATGAAGAGGCACAGGGTCTGCTTCAAGGGTTAGATAGGAGACACCTGTGTGACCATGGAGTCCTGCTCTgctcccagctccctccccttcccagccTCTAGCAGAACTTGAATATTTGGAACAGAAGATCCCTTTTAGAGGTAAGAAAGAACTGGACAATGTGTTGATCGTCTCACTTCAACAGAGCCAGGAGGACCGGGCCCAGGTTGTATCCAACTTGAAGGGCATCTCCATGTCTTCAAGCAAACTTCTTTTGGCTGCCAAGGCCTTATCCACAGACCCAGCTGCCCCCAACCTCAAGAGTCAGCTGGCTGCAGCTGCCCGGTAAGTAGAAGCTAGGAAGCCCAGCCCTAGAACATTGCAGAGACTGAGGAAGGGGCATTTCAGGAGCTGCCCTTGGCTTAGAAATGGTTCCGTGTGAAAGAGAAATAGCTAGAGACTCCCCGTGTAGGTAGGACCAAGGAATGATGACCTGTGCACCCATTCACTCAACTTCCTGTTTTTCCCAGGGCGGTGACTGAAAGCATCAACCAGCTCATCACCATGTGCACCCAGCAGGCACCAGGCCAGAAAGAGTGTGACAATGCCCTGCGAGAACTGGAGGTGGGACTTAGCAGGGTTGAGGTTGAGGAAGGTGTTCTGGGTCTGGGGTGAGCGAGGTGTCTTACTTTGCTCTCCACCTACACAGACGGTCCGGGAACTCCTAGAGAACCCAGTCCAGCCCATCAATGACATGTCATACTTCGGCTGCCTGGACAGTGTAATGGAGAACTCAAAGGTGAGTGCAGCTTGGAACCCAGGAAGGCAGAGGGCAGGCAGATGGAACTAACCAGGAGCTTCCCTACCCAACTGATGACAGGATTGACTCCTGGTTCCCTCTGTTCCTCAGGTACTGGGCGAGGCCATGACTGGCATCTCCCAAAATGCCAAGAATGGAAACCTGCCAGAGTTTGGAGAGGCCATTGCCACAGCTTCCAAGGCCCTCTGTGGCTTCACTGAGGCAGCTGCACAGGTCATTTTCCGTGGTTCCTGGAGGACGTCTGCTTTCCCTTCCTCATCTCCTAGCAGCCTGACACACACATTATGTTTGCAAAGCCAGCTGTATGGAAACAGGGGTTCTTCTATCCATCTTGAAGTGCAGATATTTGTCAGTAATCATAGAACACCAACACTTCTGATCACTGTCACCCCTGAACCCTGGTACTCTGGGTTATGATTacactttattaaaataataccagTGAGTAAATTTACAGTTACCTGAGTTACTACTTAATTTTGCCCTtaatatttctacattttaaaatataaatttttcttttttttttttaatgagaggaggggagatagagaaacagaaccccacatgcgccccgactgggatccactcagcaacccccatctggggctgatgctcaaatcaactgagctgtgctcagcgcccagggctgacactcgaaccagtccgcccactggctgcgagaggggaagagggagagaaagggggagagaagcagatgttcgctctcgtgtgccctaaccgggaatcaaactcgggatgtccacatgctgggctgatgttctatccactgagccagccggccagggccagtatatgAATTCTTAATACTGGCTTGAGAGTCTGTCATCTCAGACTGCTTCCCTGAACGCCCACCATCCAGCTCCCAACCTCCCCTACCTCCCATTGCCCTTTTCTGTTGGGTGGCCTGCTCTGTATGGCTTGACTTATTTCTGGAAGAGCATAAAGAGGAACAAAGCAAAGCTATCATGTGTTGAAGTACGAATCAACCCTCATGATGGtctttcaattataaaaatatttttggcaacCATTACCCCccactccctttcctctttccaaaTCTCTGGAGCTTGGAGGTATTATAAATGTTACTTAGCCTAACAACCCCCATAGTTTTAAAACTATGTCTTTAAAAGAAGCTTCTCATGCAGGCGGTAGGGATGGGGAACTTTCTGTAGTGTCACTGTAGTTTGTTAATACCTTTAACTTGTTAATAACTTGTTTATGATAGTTTAATGTTAATATTGCTTAATAACTTGTTTAATTTGTAAACGCTTTCTAAGTTTGTTAATACTTCCACTCACATAGAACCCTGGTCACTAAACTTCCCCCTACTCTCCCTTGTCCCTACTATCACTGTTTGACTCCTACCGGAGGAATATTCTTCATTCTTTACCCCCAAATTTCTCTCTCCCCAGGCTGCATATCTGGTCGGGGTCTCTGACCCCAACAGCCAAGCTGGACAGCAAGGGCTTGTGGAGCCCACGCAATTTGCCCGTGCCAACCAGGCAATTCAGATGGCCTGTCAGAGTTTGGGGGAGCCTGGCTGTACCCAGGCCCAGGTAACTCAAGGGACTAGGTGCCAAGGGCAAGTCTGGGAAAGGGTACTGAGCCAGGATAGACTGGCCCTTGGCGGAAGGGGAAGGTGCAGGACGTGGGGAGGACGAGAGGGCGGAGTGCCGTCTCTCCCTGCACACAGCTCCTCTTTGGTAATTGTCTTTTCCGCCGGTTTCTCATCATTCTTTCAATTACTGCTGAGTTCACAACTTCTCTGTAGATGTTTGAGCTTACTCTCCTACTGACCCTATTAGAATTTCTCCGTTAGTGTGTCTGGCTTTCATTTCCCCTTCCCTCACACCCTGTTCTCTTTGGGTATCTCTGTCTCCCAAATCTTGACTTTTCAGGTGACCCTCTTTGCTAATTAGACTTCCAAAGATATTGCTCACCACCCCCTACCCGAAGAGGCTCCTCCCTGGGTGTGTAcactcccctcctgccctcaccgTTGCTCTTCCACGTGTCTGTCTCCTCAGGTGCTCTCTgcagccaccattgtggccaaaCACACCTCTGCACTGTGCAACAGCTGCCGCCTGGCTTCTTCTCGTACCGCCAATCCTACTGCCAAGCGCCAGTTTGTACAGTCAGCCAAGGAGGTGGCCAACAGCACAGCCAATCTTGTCAAGACCATCAAGGTTCCCAGTGTTTGAATTCGTAGCCTTTCCCTGACCTGTCCAGTCTTCTCTCTCCTGAGTGCCCCCCATCATTCCCCAGGGCCTTTTACCAAGTCCCTTGTTCCTGAGCTGAAGCTCTTTCCTACCCACATTGGTCATCACCCCCCTGATCTCACACCTTTAAGCCCAGGAGGGAGACCTGGGCCTCACCTCCTTTGCCTACAGGCCATCCTGAGGGCCTCTCTGTCACCCACTTCAGGCGCTAGACGGGGCCTTCACGGAGGAGAACCGTGCCCAGTGCCAAGCAGCAACAGCCCCTCTGCTGGAGGCTGTGGACAACCTGAGTGCCTTTGCATCCAACCCTGAGTTCGCCAGCATTCCTGCCCAGATCAGCCCTGAGGTGAAGCAACGCGAAGGGGAAACTGATGGTCCAGTTGCTGCTGCATCTCCATGGGTTGTGTGACtgacctccctcctctcctcttccccaggGCCGGGCTGCCATGGAACCCATTGTGGTCTCTGCCAAGACAATGTTGGAGAGTGCTGGGGGACTCATCCAGACGGCCCGCGCCCTGGCAGTCAATCCTCGAGACCCCCCGCGCTGGTCGGTGCTGGCCGGCCACTCCCGTACTGTCTCGGACTCCATTAAGAAGCTGATTACGAGCATGAGGTATTGAGGGGATGGAGAACCCGTGTGACTGGGGGACACACACTGTGGCAGAGTGGAAGGGTGGGCGCGTAGGTGCGATTAGATGGGATAGTGTTGGAGGTCACCTATTGTCCAGGATTTGGGGAatacggggatagacagactagCTTTGTTTTAAGGGGATATTCTTAATGTTAGAGCCTATGATGTGTCTGCAGGGACAAGGCTCCAGGGCAGCTGGAGTGTGAAGCGGCCATTGCAGCTCTGAACAGCTGTCTACGGGACCTAGACCAGGCTTCCCTCGCTGCAGTCAGCCAGCAGCTTGCTCCCCGTGAGGGAATCTCTCAAGAGGTAAGGGGATAGAGGGTTATGGGAAAAGTTGTCCAGGAAGAGAGCTGCAGACTTGAAAACGGAGGATTTGGGAGTAGGCTTTACAGAGACATCAAGAGGCTGGAACCTACCTAGAGCAGTTAGTTAGTTTGGTGTGGAGAGAAGTGTAGGGTCCTGTGAGAGTAGGGGGCCCTATTCCAGGCACAGAGCTAAAGTCTGCTTCCTCCCCAGGCCTTGCACACTCAGATGCTCACTGCAGTGCAGGAAATCTCCCATCTTATTGAGCCGCTAGCCAGTGCTGCCCGGGCTGAAGCCTCCCAGCTGGGACACAAGGTATCTGGGAGGACAAGTGGGGATTCCCAGGGGTCGGGTGAGAGGGGTACCTGCCCAACTGACCCGCATTTCACCATGTGCCTCAGGTTTCTCAGATGGCCCAATACTTTGAGCCGCTCACCCTGGCTGCTGTGGGCGCTGCCTCCAAGACCCTGAGCCACCCACAGCAGATGGCACTCCTGGACCAGACTAAAACGTTGGCAGAGTCTGCCCTGCAGTTGCTGTACACAGCCAAGGAAGCTGGCGGCAACCCCAAGGTACTGAGGGCTTGGAGGGAGGGGCTGCTTCTACGAGTTAGGGGCTGGAAGACCAGGAGCAGGAGCCCCTCCACTCACTCACGCTAACCCTCAGCAAGCAGCTCACACCCAGGAAGCCCTGGAGGAGGCTGTGCAGATGATGACAGAGGCTGTAGAGGACCTGACAACAACCCTCAATGAGGCAGCCAGTGCTGCTGGGGCCGTCGGCGGCATGGTGGACTCCATCACGCAGGCCATCAACCAGGTTAGAGTCTCGGGGTGCCTGTCGACACAGGCTGCCCTAGGCCAGGGCTCCTGAACACAGTTGTAGAGACCTTAACGATCTTTCCCCTTTGATTATTCTAACCCCCTCAGCTAGATGAAGGACCAATGGGTGAACCAGAAGGTTCCTTCGTGGATTACCAGACAACTATGGTGCGGACAGCCAAGGCCATCGCTGTCACCGTTCAGGAGATGGTGAGTTTGGGAGAGTGTAAGAGGACTGCCCTTGGGTAGCTGAGTTTGGATATAACTCTACCTTTTCCATTATTACCAGGTAACCAAGTCAAATACCAGCCCTGAGGAGCTGGGCCCTCTAGCTAACCAGCTGACCACTGACTACGGCCGTCTGGCCTCACAGGCCAAGCCTGCAGCTGTGGCTGCTGAAAATGAAGAGGTAAACATGGAGACATCTCTGAccttccccctgcttctcacagaGAATCCCAGTGGCACGTCCCTTGTCCTTATCTCAGCCTCGGGAGCTATCCTACCCACAACTCCCTCCAGTCTTCCATGGAGTGGGGAACACACCCTCAGTCACTCCACTGAAGAGTGATCAGGGCTCTGTGTCGGCACAGGGTCCAGCCTTCAGTTACAAAGCTAAAGGAGACAGCCTGGGCTCTAGGATTTCCCAGGCTACTGCTGTCGCCTCTGCCAACCCTCCTCTGGGTctgtggctgctgctctgttCTGCTGCAAGTCTCTGTCCCCTTCTTAGTTCTTCCTTGTTGCAGACTCGTAAAGCGCTTCCTTCCCTAAGCTCCTGGCTTTCCAAGAAAGCAAGTAATTGGATCTCAGCAAGACACACCTAATCCCCCAAAACCCACCACAACTGCATACAGGCCAAATTGTAATCCATGGCCTCTGATTCAGTATAAAgtgctctccccctcctcctcactgTGCTTCACACAGTCCTCACCAGCTGGTGCCCACGTGCTATTATTATCCATGTGTAGGAGGTGACCTCCTGCCTAAAGGATATGAAACAGGAAAAGTCAGTGTACTGTGATATGTGTTTTAGGTACTTAGTGACTCTTCCAAGCACAGTGGAAATGTCTGGGTGCCTCATGTAAAATCCATCTCTTCTTCTGCTCACAGATAGGTGCCCACATCAAGCACCGGGTACAGGAGCTGGGACATGGCTGTTCTGCTCTGGTCACCAAGGCAGGCGCCCTGCAGTGCAGCCCCAGTGATGTTTATACCAAGAAGGAGCTCATAGAATGCGCCCGGAGAGTCTCTGAAAAGGTGACAGCTCATTCACCCAGATGAGGGGACTGGTTCCCAACCCTGCAGCCTTCCCCGTCTTCCTCCAGCTCTCCTAGCCCTCTCCTCTGTCCCTTGTCCCAGGGTCCTAGTGACCTTCCCACTTCAGATGACATCTAACCCAGTCACTATGTGACTTCCTTCCCCCAGGTCTCCCACGTGCTGGCTGCACTCCAAGCCGGGAATCGTGGCACCCAGGCCTGCATCACGGCAGCCAGTGCTGTGTCTGGCATCATTGCCGACCTCGACACCACCATCATGTTTGCTACAGCCGGCACACTCAATCGCGAGGGTGCGGAAACTTTTGCTGATCACCGGTGAGCAGGGAATGGGGCCTCATGGaggcaggctgggggtggggcctcAGAGGCTGGAGGGGCAGGGGACCTGCGGAGAGCTGACAAGCTGGGCCCTCTCTCAGGGAGGGCATTCTGAAGACTGCAAAGGTGCTGGTGGAGGACACCAAAGTCCTGGTGCAGAATGCAGCTGGGAGCCAGGAGAAACTGGCACAGGCCGCCCAGTcctctgtggccaccatcacCCGACTTGCTGATGTGGTCAAGCTGGGTGCAGCCAGCCTGGGATCCGAGGATCCTGAGACCCAGGTATCCACCTGACACCCCCAATTCTGGTCAGATCCACTACttgctccccctttccctcccacagacCAGAGCCTCTGCTCTCCCCAC from Saccopteryx leptura isolate mSacLep1 chromosome 2, mSacLep1_pri_phased_curated, whole genome shotgun sequence carries:
- the TLN1 gene encoding talin-1 isoform X1 produces the protein MVALSLKISIGNVVKTMQFEPSTMVYDACRIIRERIPEAPAGPPSDFGLFLSDDDPKKGIWLEAGKALDYYMLRNGDTMEYRKKQRPLKIRMLDGTVKTIMVDDSKTVTDMLMTICARIGITNHDEYSLVRELMEEKKEEVTGTLRKDKTLLRDEKKMEKLKQKLHTDDELNWLDHGRTLREQGVEENETLLLRRKFFYSDQNVDSRDPVQLNLLYVQARDDILNGSHPVSFDKACEFAGFQCQIQFGPHNEQKHKAGFLDLKDFLPKEYVKQKGERKIFQAHKNCGQMSEIEAKVRYVKLARSLKTYGVSFFLVKEKMKGKNKLVPRLLGITKECVMRVDEKTKEVIQEWNLTNIKRWAASPKSFTLDFGDYQDGYYSVQTTEGEQIAQLIAGYIDIILKKKKSKDHFGMEGDEESTMLEDSVSPKKSTVLQQQYNRVGKVEHGSVALPAIMRSGASGPENFQVGSMPPAQQQITSGQMHRGHMPPLTSAQQALTGTINSSMQAVQAAQATLDDFDTLPPLGQDAASKAWRKNKMDESKHEIHSQVDAITAGTASVVNLTAGDPAETDYTAVGCAVTTISSNLTEMSRGVKLLAALLEDEGGSGRPLLQAAKGLAGAVSELLRSAQPASAEPRQNLLQAAGNVGQASGELLQQIGESDTDPHFQICAPRGSGVRSPPDPPTEVLMQLAKAVASAAAALVLKAKSVAQRTEDSGLQTQVIAAATQCALSTSQLVACTKVVAPTISSPVCQEQLVEAGRLVAKAVEGCVSASQAATEDGQLLRGVGAAATAVTQALNELLQHVRSHASGAGPAGRYDQATDTILTVTENIFSSMGDAGEMVRQARILAQATSDLVNAIKADAEGESDLENSRKLLSAAKILADATAKMVEAAKGAAAHPDSEEQQQRLREAAEGLRMATNAAAQNAIKKKLVQRLEHAAKQAAASATQTIAAAQHAASTPKASAGPQPLLVQSCKAVAEQIPLLVQGVRGSQAQPDSPSAQLALIAASQSFLQPGGKMVAAAKASVPTIQDQASAMQLSQCAKNLGTALAELRTAAQKAQEACGPLEMDSALSVVQNLERDLQEVKAAARDGKLKPLPGETMEKCAQDLGNSTKAVSSAIAQLLGEVAQGNENYAGIAARDVAGGLRSLAQAARGIAALTSDPAVQAIVLDTASDVLDKASSLIEEAKKATGHPGDPENQQRLAQVAKAVTQALNRCVSCLPGQRDVDNALRAVGDASKRLLSDSVPPSTGTFQEAQSRLNEAAAGLNQAATELVQASRGTPQDLARASGRFGQDFSTFLEAGVEMAGQAPSQEDRAQVVSNLKGISMSSSKLLLAAKALSTDPAAPNLKSQLAAAARAVTESINQLITMCTQQAPGQKECDNALRELETVRELLENPVQPINDMSYFGCLDSVMENSKVLGEAMTGISQNAKNGNLPEFGEAIATASKALCGFTEAAAQAAYLVGVSDPNSQAGQQGLVEPTQFARANQAIQMACQSLGEPGCTQAQVLSAATIVAKHTSALCNSCRLASSRTANPTAKRQFVQSAKEVANSTANLVKTIKALDGAFTEENRAQCQAATAPLLEAVDNLSAFASNPEFASIPAQISPEGRAAMEPIVVSAKTMLESAGGLIQTARALAVNPRDPPRWSVLAGHSRTVSDSIKKLITSMRDKAPGQLECEAAIAALNSCLRDLDQASLAAVSQQLAPREGISQEALHTQMLTAVQEISHLIEPLASAARAEASQLGHKVSQMAQYFEPLTLAAVGAASKTLSHPQQMALLDQTKTLAESALQLLYTAKEAGGNPKQAAHTQEALEEAVQMMTEAVEDLTTTLNEAASAAGAVGGMVDSITQAINQLDEGPMGEPEGSFVDYQTTMVRTAKAIAVTVQEMVTKSNTSPEELGPLANQLTTDYGRLASQAKPAAVAAENEEIGAHIKHRVQELGHGCSALVTKAGALQCSPSDVYTKKELIECARRVSEKVSHVLAALQAGNRGTQACITAASAVSGIIADLDTTIMFATAGTLNREGAETFADHREGILKTAKVLVEDTKVLVQNAAGSQEKLAQAAQSSVATITRLADVVKLGAASLGSEDPETQVVLINAVKDVAKALGDLISATKAAAGKVGDDPAVWQLKNSAKVMVTNVTSLLKTVKAVEDEATKGTRALEATTEHIRQELAVFCSPEPPAKTSTPEDFIRMTKGITMATAKAVAAGNSCRQEDVIATANLSRRAIADMLRACKEAAYHPEVAPDVRLRALHYGRECANGYLELLDHVLLTLQKPSPELKQQLTGHSKRVAGSVTELIQAAEAMKGTEWVDPEDPTVIAENELLGAAAAIEAAAKKLEQLKPRAKPKEADESLNFEEQILEAAKSIAAATSALVKAASAAQRELVAQGKVGAIPANALDDGQWSQGLISAARMVAAATNNLCEAANAAVQGHASQEKLISSAKQVAASTAQLLVACKVKADQDSEAMKRLQVAGNAVKRASDNLVKAAQKAAAFEDQENETVVVKEKMVGGIAQIIAAQEEMLRKERELEEARKKLAQIRQQQYKFLPSELRDEH